In one Perca fluviatilis chromosome 7, GENO_Pfluv_1.0, whole genome shotgun sequence genomic region, the following are encoded:
- the LOC120562754 gene encoding ATPase family AAA domain-containing protein 2-like isoform X4 → MVILRSSSGGVGAEPVATTPKRRSMELETSSEFLSLFPASQRKSARQTRSSRALDDSFSSTENNMQDEGSGLHHSLRTRGQRVKLEVSFADTEPNTSSPVNENHSGGGCLRKSSRLQREGKASSGKQQADVPDEVEGSSTPKRSRFNLQSRQGEEEEEEEEEEDRSVRRSSRITRYKLDTRNQSVLYDRLITNTAEAVLQKMDDMQKMRRRLRSRDRDNEQELSVYTRGKMTRSLRTDVESKDTKEENQGEVKDDHDDDDEEEEEDGEDEEEEEEDDDDEGGEDEEEENQRRYDFRQRKTVVRYQAPQDEPREPRKRSMYSMDHSSPTRRRFRFSSTAPRSPYNRRRTSRSSSERRRHAIHSSDSTSSSSDDEKFQRRRSKNRSRPVNRCLPMNLAKDDLLGIQKDRMKIGASLADVDPMHIDKTVCFESIGGLSRHISALKEMVVFPLLYPEVFERFKIQPPRGCLFYGPPGTGKTLVARALANQCSQGERKVSFFMRKGADCLSKWVGESERQLRLLFDQAYQMRPSIIFFDEIDGLAPVRSSRQDQIHSSIVSTLLALMDGLDGRGEVVVIGATNRLDSIDPALRRPGRFDREFLFGLPDREARKDILKIHTRQWDPPPSDIFLEELADKCVGYCGADIKAVCSEAALCALRRRYPQIYSSSQKLVLDVNSIAILSKDFLSAMSKMVPAAQRAVVSPAKALIPAIRPLLSATLQNILHTVSRLFPHAEQGLKRKRELDVASGVSEDDLMFSEEEDSEVCPNGQTSHSQLTPAVQGLLDLKSSVLSYPTSYRPRLLLEGRLGSGQSSHLAPAVLHALEKFTVYTLDMAVLFGASATAPEETCAQIFVEAKRTSPSVLYIPHIGQWWETVGPALRATFLSLLSSIPAFAPILLLATCNLKYDQLSMEVQELFRMEYGEVFHVQVPTSRERRNFFEDLILTQAAKAPASKKKAVLNALELLPVAPPPAPRQLTKEETQRLDEQEEDTLRELRLFLRDVTNRLSQDKRFKAFTKPVDLEEVPDYAEVIEKPMDLSTVLSKIDLHRYGTVKEFLQDVDLIWQNALEYNPDRDPSDRQIRHRACALKDTVHAIIRDELDEDFEKICVEIKASRSTRDCSTARFAPSFYHVLPKQSKSPAEANIIDMTPQREPAGPTAAVTPTTSASAVTTPKNSAQKKKRRRSRWSTGSYSKKKSSCSPHTSRDDAHSDVEEEDGDNEEEVEKGGGAECDEQTGGEEEQMVFDVESGPAPAQEGSFGLTAKEQECQEEREEGSQAAEDKLILCETGTTKSDDQTQNKKEKVEKAVTDQPGQPEENKVLTKAGNENSETISVNTKDSHTETEGDNRGQSNTEESSEATSQKLKETETEKCKPVIQADRNNKVVTIEEAEQNSPAEPMEVEATDTATTDTSAAVRGGEDTGTEPNVRRLTRALKNAVLQQQMVDVDKALQILDQETPPLVVDRDKLKELLDRVVTKTEGYEVYKLEKLYALLCQSVYRHRRDYNKASLIQELEQEIEDFC, encoded by the exons ATGGTGATACTACGCAGCAGTAGCGGCGGTGTAGGAGCTGAGCCGGTGGCAACAACTCCGAAGAGGAGATCGATGGAGTTGGAAACAAGCTCCGAGTTTCTGTCGCTGTTTCCCGCGTCGCAGAGAAAGTCCGCCCGGCAGACCCGGTCCTCCCGGGCCCTGGATGACAGCTTTAGCAGCACGGAAAATAACATG CAGGATGAAGGAAGTGGACTCCATCACTCTCTGAGGACCCGAGGACAGAGAGTTAAACTAGAGGTCTCTTTTGCGGACACAGAGCCGAATACCAGCTCCCCTGTGAATGAAAACCACTCTGGAGGAGGATGCCTCAG AAAATCTTCCAGGctgcagagagagggaaaagcATCCAGTGGCAAACAGCAAGCAG ATGTTCCAGATGAGGTGGAGGGGTCATCTACTCCCAAGAGGAGCCGCTTCAATCTACAGAGTCGACAaggggaggaagaagaagaagaggaggaagaggaggatcgTTCAGTGCGACGTAGTTCCCGAATCACCAGATACAAACTGGATACCCGTAACCAGTCAGTCCTCTACGACCGCCTCATCACCAA CACTGCTGAAGCTGTTCTGCAGAAGATGGACGACATGCAGAAGATGAGACGCAGACTGAGGAGCAGAGACCGAGACAATGAACAAGAG ctcagtgtgtacACCAGGGGTAAAATGACAAGGTCCCTTAGGACAGATGTGGAGAGTAAAGACACCAAGGAGGAGAACCAAG GAGAGGTTAAGGACGAtcacgatgatgatgatgaagaggaggaggaagatggagaagatgaggaggaggaggaggaagatgatgaCGATGAGGGTGGCGAGGATGAGGAAGAAGAAAATCAGAGGCGTTATGACTTCAGACAGCGGAAGACTGTGGTTCGCTACCAGGCCCCACAGGATG AACCAAGAGAGCCCAGGAAGCGCAGCATGTACAGCATGGACCACTCGTCTCCTACCAGACGCAGGTTTAGATTCAGCTCCACGGCCCCCAGGAGCCCCTACAACAGGAGACGAACCAGCAG GAGTAGTTCTGAGAG AAGGAGACACGCCATCCACAGCAGTGACTCCACTTCCTCATCTTCAGACGATGAGAAATTCCAGAGACGGAGAAGTAAGAACAGGAGCAGGCCAGTCAACAG ATGTCTGCCAATGAACCTTGCGAAAGACGACCTGCTGGGGATCCAAAAGGACAGGATGAAGATTGGCGCCAGCCTCGCTGATGTGGACCCCATGCACATAGACAAGACG GTGTGTTTTGAAAGCATCGGAGGTTTGAGCAGACACATCTCAGCGCTGAAAGAGATGGTGGTGTTCCCTCTCCTCTACCCAGAAGTCTTTGAGAGGTTCAAGATACAGCCTCCCAG GGGCTGTCTATTTTACGGTCCTCCGGGCACAGGGAAAACCCTTGTAGCCAGAGCTCTGGCCAATCAGTGCAGTCAGGGTGAAAGAAAGGTGTCTTTCTTTATGAGGAAAGGAGCTGACTGCCTCAGTAAGTGGGTGGGAGAGTCTGAGAGACAGCTGCGACTGCTTTTTGACCAG GCATACCAGATGCGTCCATCCATCATCTTCTTCGATGAGATTGATGGTTTGGCTCCAGTCAGGTCCAGCCGTCAGGATCAGATCCACAG TTCCATTGTGTCGACCCTGTTGGCTCTTATGGATGGATTAGATGGTAGAGGAGAGGTTGTTGTGATAGGAGCTACAAACAGACTGGACTCCATTGACCCAGCTCTGAGAAGACCTGGGCGCTTCGACAGAGAGTTCCTCTTCGGCCTGCCAGACAGAGAG GCGAGAAAGGACATTCTGAAGATCCACACCAGACAGTGGGATCCACCACCCTCCGACATTTTTCTGGAAGAGTTGGCAGATAAATGCGTTG GTTATTGCGGAGCAGACATCAAggcagtgtgttcagaggcCGCCCTGTGTGCACTGCGGCGTCGTTACCCACAAATCTACTCCTCATCGCAGAAACTTGTTCTTGATGTCAACTCCATCGCTATCTTAAGCAAAGACTTCTTGTCCGCCATGTCCAAGATGGTGCCTGCTGCCCAGAG GGCAGTAGTGTCACCAGCCAAGGCCCTGATACCTGCCATTCGTCCTCTGCTGAGTGCCACCCTACAGAACATCCTCCACACTGTCAGCAGACTGTTCCCGCATGCTGAGCAGGGcttaaagaggaagagagaactAG ATGTGGCCTCTGGTGTGTCTGAGGATGATCTGATGTTCAGTGAGGAGGAGGACTCAGAAGTCTGCCCCAATGGACAGAcctctcactcccaactcacaCCTGCTGTCCAGGGACTCCTTGACCTCAAAAG cagtgtgctGAGCTACCCGACCTCCTACCGTCCCAGGCTGCTGTTGGAGGGCAGACTAGGCTCAGGTCAGAGCTCCCACCTGGCTCCTGCTGTCCTCCACGCTCTGGAGAAATTCACCGTGTACACACTGGACATGGCCGTGCTGTTTGGAGCCAGCGCAACTGCACCGGAAGAGACTTGTGCTCAG ATCTTTGTTGAAGCAAAGCGCACCTCTCCCAGTGTCCTGTACATCCCTCACATCGGACAGTGGTGGGAAACAGTGGGTCCGGCCTTAAGAGCCACCTTCCTCAGCCTGCTCAGCTCCATCCCTGCCTTCGCTCCTATACTGCTTCTGGCTACGTGCAACCTGAAATATGACCAACTCAGTATGGAG GTGCAGGAGCTGTTCCGGATGGAGTACGGAGAGGTTTTTCACGTCCAGGTCCCCACCAGCAGAGAAAGAAGAAACTTCTTTGAGGATCTAATCCTCACTCAGGCTGCCAAAGCCCCTGCCTCAAAAAAGAAAGCTG TGCTCAATGCATTGGAGTTGCTTCCTGTCGCCCCTCCACCTGCCCCACGTCAGCTGACAAAAGAGGAGACCCAACGATTGGATGAGCAGGAGGAAGATACCCTCAGGGAGCTCCGCCTTTTCCTGCGTGATGTCACCAACCGCCTGTCCCAAGATAAACGCTTCAAGGCTTTCACAAAGCCTGTGGATTTAGAAGAG GTTCCAGATTACGCTGAGGTGATCGAGAAGCCTATGGACCTGTCAACAGTTCTCTCTAAGATCGACCTCCATCGGTATGGGACTGTCAAAGAGTTCCTCCAAGACGTGGATCTCATCTGGCAGAATGCCCTCGAATACAACCCAGACAGGGACCCCTCAG ACCGTCAGATCCGCCACAGAGCATGTGCATTGAAGGACACCGTCCATGCTATCATCAGAGATGAACTGGATGAAGATTTTGAGAAGATTTGTGTGGAGATCAAAGCGTCGCGCAGCACAAGAG ATTGCTCCACTGCCCGGTTTGCTCCATCCTTCTACCACGTCCTTCCCAAACAGTCCAAGTCTCCTGCTGAGGCCAATATCATCGACATGACCCCACAAAGAGAGCCGGCCGGGCCCACAGCTGCAGTCACTCCCACTACAAGTGCCTCTGCTGTTACAACGCCTAAAAACTCAG ctcagaagaagaaaaggcgGAGGAGTCGCTGGTCCACTGGTTCCTATTCAAAGAAGAAGTCTTCCTGCTCTCCTCACACGTCCAGAGATGATGCACACTCTGATGTGGAAGAGGAAGATGGGGACAATGAAGAGGAGGTTGAGAAGGGAGGAGGAGCAGAGTGTGATGAGCagactggaggagaggaggagcagaTGGTGTTTGATGTAGAGTCGGGGCCTGCACCAGCCCAGGAAGGTAGTTTTGGGCTCACTGCGAAGGAGCAGGAATGtcaggaggaaagagaggaggggagtCAAGCTGCTGAGGATAAGCTTATCCTGTGTGAAACGGGGACAACAAAAAGTGACGACCAGACAcagaacaaaaaagaaaaggtggaaaaagCGGTCACAGATCAACCAGGACAGCCAGAGGAAAACAAAGTGTTGACAAAAGCAGGAAATGAGAACAGTGAAACCATTTCAGTGAACACTAAGGACAGCCACACTGAGACAGAAGGAGATAACCGGGGGCAATCTAACACAGAGGAGAGTAGTGAAGCTACTAGCCAAAAGCTAAAAGAAACTGAGACTGAAAAATGTAAACCTGTAATACAGGCAGACAGGAACAACAAGGTAGTTACTATAGAGGAGGCAGAGCAGAACAGTCCTGCTGAACCAATGGAGGTGGAAGCAACAGATACCGCAACCACAGACACCTCTGCAGctgtcagaggaggagaggacacAGGCACAG AGCCGAACGTGAGGCGCTTAACTCGGGCTCTTAAGAACGCtgtgctgcagcagcagatggTCGATGTGGACAAAGCTCTGCAGATCCTGGACCAGGAAACTCCCCCTCTGGTGGTGGACAGAGACAAATTAAAG GAGCTGTTGGACAGAGTAGTGACCAAGACTGAAGGCTACGAGGTTTACAAGCTGGAGAAACTCTATGCTCTGCTCTGCCAGAGCGTCTATAGACACAGACGAGACTACAACAAGGCTTCACTAATCCAG GAGTTGGAACAGGAGATTGAAGACTTCTGTTGA